Proteins found in one Brachyspira murdochii DSM 12563 genomic segment:
- a CDS encoding methyl-accepting chemotaxis protein, with protein MKLHSLTFKIPLIMGLSITLSIFVITVIMFLISLKSVDIAAQNGFETTAIAYESTANLWIEQQQSIVDAFSTNESIVNYLLDKTEENTSAAENSLTAFKNYRKSSIHFVILDTEGNILLDSEDGNLIHINQGVDPDFHLYQNNLKGEKMWISKSSITGKPVFKMYSDINAPDGTKIGVLSYHIDWEDFMRHSISNYKFGDTGSIMIIDEDKNIVAHKDENKVLTNIKDFEALKDITELKTGIKHFKNDDGKLYMLYFNTIIYPHWYIIVTIAESELYNPVKFMLILPIIVGVVLDILSVIIIWIFSKYLISPINNAVKEAENIANGDLTAVISEKYLNRKDEIGEILNSFNKMKRVIKDIIKVVNSNISQTKRTAYSLYYSNKDLSDRTVSQAAEINQTSIFMKNISSAIEESATNIRSISESMIDARNDISDAGSIIDDTARNTSLVFESSKKIGDIIKIIEDIAFQTNILALNASVEAARAGEQGRGFAVVASEVRNLAQSTSESAKNITVLIEDSNDKIKKATESANMSQKLFSNIEKKIDNTTTIMENMVETMHKQEEDVHKINTSMLNIDSKTKENSHLVDLMKTSSSELEKQTNDFFSAMSFFKTGVHRLEWMDNYNTNNSHIDEQHMNLINFINDIYSAIYEDDLERVKNIFNMTLDYTKYHFSDEEKFQKENADKYKKIKEHFEQHINFEALVGRKIEELNASNDWKKTASDMADILSKWLIQHIGVWDKEFVKIAGISDC; from the coding sequence ATGAAACTTCATAGTTTAACATTTAAAATACCGCTTATTATGGGACTTTCTATTACATTATCAATATTTGTAATAACTGTTATAATGTTTTTAATATCATTGAAGTCCGTTGATATAGCGGCTCAAAATGGATTTGAAACTACAGCCATTGCTTATGAAAGTACGGCTAATCTATGGATAGAACAGCAACAATCAATAGTAGATGCCTTTTCTACAAATGAGAGTATAGTCAATTATTTATTAGATAAAACAGAAGAAAATACTTCAGCTGCAGAGAATAGTTTGACTGCTTTCAAAAATTATAGGAAATCTTCTATTCATTTTGTAATTTTAGATACAGAAGGTAATATTTTACTTGATTCTGAGGACGGCAATCTAATACATATCAATCAAGGTGTAGATCCAGACTTTCATCTTTATCAAAATAATTTAAAAGGCGAAAAAATGTGGATTTCAAAGTCCTCTATAACAGGAAAGCCAGTATTTAAAATGTATTCAGATATAAATGCACCTGATGGAACTAAAATAGGGGTATTGTCGTATCATATTGACTGGGAAGACTTTATGCGTCATTCTATATCAAATTATAAATTCGGCGATACAGGCAGTATTATGATAATTGATGAAGATAAAAATATCGTTGCTCACAAAGATGAAAATAAAGTATTAACCAATATAAAAGATTTTGAAGCTTTAAAAGATATCACAGAGTTAAAAACAGGTATTAAGCATTTTAAAAACGATGATGGTAAGCTTTATATGCTTTATTTCAATACTATAATTTATCCTCATTGGTATATAATTGTAACTATAGCAGAAAGCGAGCTTTATAATCCTGTAAAATTTATGCTTATTTTGCCTATAATAGTAGGAGTTGTTTTAGATATACTTTCTGTAATAATAATTTGGATATTCTCTAAGTATTTGATATCTCCTATAAATAATGCTGTTAAAGAGGCAGAAAATATTGCAAATGGAGACTTAACAGCTGTTATATCTGAAAAGTATTTGAATAGAAAAGACGAAATAGGCGAGATATTAAACAGTTTTAATAAGATGAAAAGAGTAATAAAAGATATTATTAAAGTTGTAAACTCAAATATATCTCAAACTAAAAGAACAGCTTATAGTTTGTATTATTCTAATAAGGATTTGTCAGACAGAACAGTATCGCAGGCAGCAGAGATAAATCAGACAAGTATTTTTATGAAAAATATATCTTCAGCTATAGAAGAATCTGCCACTAATATAAGATCTATAAGTGAAAGTATGATTGATGCTAGAAATGATATATCTGATGCAGGCTCTATAATAGATGATACGGCAAGAAATACATCATTAGTTTTTGAATCCAGTAAAAAAATCGGAGATATTATAAAAATAATAGAAGATATAGCTTTTCAGACTAATATACTTGCTTTAAATGCTTCGGTAGAGGCAGCACGTGCTGGAGAACAGGGCAGGGGATTTGCAGTTGTAGCTAGTGAAGTTAGAAACTTGGCACAAAGCACTTCAGAATCTGCTAAAAATATCACAGTTTTAATAGAAGACAGTAATGATAAGATTAAAAAAGCCACAGAATCAGCTAATATGTCTCAAAAACTATTCTCTAATATAGAGAAAAAAATTGACAATACTACTACAATTATGGAGAATATGGTTGAGACTATGCATAAGCAGGAAGAAGATGTACATAAAATAAATACTTCTATGCTTAATATCGACTCTAAAACTAAAGAAAATTCTCATCTGGTAGACCTAATGAAAACTTCTTCTTCTGAATTAGAAAAACAGACTAATGACTTTTTTAGTGCTATGAGCTTCTTTAAAACAGGCGTTCATCGTTTGGAATGGATGGATAATTATAATACCAATAATTCTCATATAGATGAACAGCATATGAACCTTATTAACTTTATAAATGATATATATTCGGCTATATATGAAGATGATTTGGAGAGAGTAAAAAATATTTTTAATATGACTTTGGATTATACTAAGTATCATTTTTCTGATGAAGAGAAATTTCAGAAAGAAAATGCCGATAAATATAAAAAGATAAAAGAACATTTTGAACAGCATATAAATTTTGAGGCTTTGGTTGGCAGAAAAATTGAAGAATTAAATGCTTCTAACGATTGGAAAAAAACAGCTTCTGATATGGCTGATATTTTGAGCAAATGGCTTATTCAGCATATTGGAGTATGGGATAAAGAGTTTGTAAAAATTGCTGGAATATCTGATTGTTAA
- a CDS encoding Rpn family recombination-promoting nuclease/putative transposase: MKDLDRLKQILNEPVTIENLNRINDYFIRYLFSHTGNENIALNFINAVFKDLNFETFKKIEILNPFNIADNYDEKESIVDIKATTETGITVLIEIQARGNEDFIKRALYYWAYNYSSSLNRGSFYDELKPTVSINITNFILTDEDKVHSCYVLKELNNNKILTDHCQLHFLELPKFNLKNISAIESLDNIHREFISWIKFFKGEDMSVLMKENTIFEEVEKKCQTFVNDNPVMDKYKKREVDTYFFNKSIELDIKKAKEQGIEQGIEKGIKENQILTAKNMKNKNMDINLISELTGLSIEEIKKL, encoded by the coding sequence ATGAAAGATTTGGATAGATTAAAACAAATATTAAATGAACCTGTTACCATTGAAAATTTAAATAGAATTAATGATTATTTTATACGCTATTTATTTTCACATACGGGTAATGAAAACATAGCTTTAAACTTTATTAATGCCGTATTTAAAGATTTAAACTTTGAAACTTTTAAGAAAATAGAAATACTTAATCCATTTAACATAGCGGATAACTATGACGAAAAAGAGTCTATAGTTGACATCAAAGCTACTACAGAAACAGGCATAACTGTTTTAATAGAAATACAAGCTAGAGGAAATGAAGATTTTATAAAAAGAGCTTTATACTATTGGGCTTATAATTATAGTTCTAGTTTAAATAGAGGCTCTTTTTATGATGAATTAAAGCCTACTGTGAGTATTAATATCACAAACTTTATACTTACAGATGAAGATAAAGTGCATAGCTGTTATGTATTAAAAGAGTTAAATAACAATAAAATTCTGACAGATCATTGTCAATTACATTTCCTAGAGCTTCCTAAATTCAATTTAAAAAATATTTCTGCAATAGAAAGTTTAGATAATATACATAGAGAATTCATTTCTTGGATAAAATTTTTTAAGGGGGAAGATATGTCTGTCTTGATGAAAGAAAATACTATATTTGAAGAAGTAGAAAAAAAATGCCAAACTTTTGTTAATGACAATCCAGTAATGGATAAATATAAAAAAAGAGAAGTAGATACATATTTTTTTAACAAGAGCATAGAATTAGATATAAAGAAGGCTAAAGAACAAGGTATAGAACAAGGTATAGAGAAAGGCATTAAAGAAAATCAAATATTAACCGCTAAAAACATGAAAAATAAAAATATGGATATTAATCTCATAAGTGAATTAACAGGTTTGAGTATAGAAGAAATAAAAAAATTATAG
- a CDS encoding ankyrin repeat domain-containing protein yields the protein MKKFIILFGMFLFTLGLYSQNDDNNKSKVSEKLINYVNEGNIKEAENILKKYSDYVNNRNYEGFTLLSLAVMDNNIEMAELLLKYKADVNANVDLGDSVLIGAVDNKNMEMVKLLLSYGADIDYQGFRGRTALFSSLNKGGENKENIEMVKLLIKNKADVNIAYDGDNENEETPLMYAAMKGYKETVKILIENKADINKRNIYNANALIYAYMYGHEDIADILLQNGSDSLDKSLKVCNLNKETLLSYDVPLITAAVYSTNEVFLQKLIDNGANVNYKTYDNKTALIEAADYNNINAVKVLLKNNADVNVQNKYGMTALMWACHSGNLEMTKMLLDAGADKNIKDGNYDALYYAREYGKNEEIIKLLTQ from the coding sequence ATGAAAAAGTTTATTATATTATTTGGTATGTTTTTATTTACTCTGGGCTTATACAGTCAAAATGATGATAATAATAAAAGCAAAGTTTCTGAAAAATTAATAAATTATGTAAATGAAGGCAATATTAAAGAAGCTGAAAATATTCTTAAAAAATATAGTGATTATGTAAATAATCGCAATTATGAGGGTTTTACATTACTATCACTTGCAGTTATGGATAATAATATAGAAATGGCTGAGCTTCTTTTGAAATATAAAGCAGATGTTAATGCTAATGTAGATCTTGGAGATAGCGTATTAATAGGTGCAGTTGATAATAAAAATATGGAAATGGTTAAACTACTTTTAAGTTATGGTGCTGATATTGATTATCAGGGATTTAGAGGAAGGACAGCATTATTTTCTTCTTTAAACAAAGGCGGTGAGAATAAAGAAAATATTGAAATGGTGAAACTATTAATAAAAAATAAAGCCGATGTTAATATAGCTTATGACGGAGATAATGAAAACGAAGAAACACCTTTAATGTATGCTGCTATGAAAGGCTATAAAGAAACTGTAAAAATATTAATTGAAAATAAAGCTGATATAAATAAAAGAAATATTTATAATGCAAATGCTTTAATTTATGCTTATATGTATGGACATGAGGATATAGCAGATATTTTACTTCAAAACGGTTCTGATTCTTTGGATAAAAGTTTGAAAGTTTGTAATCTTAATAAAGAAACTTTGCTTAGTTATGATGTTCCATTAATAACTGCTGCAGTGTATTCTACTAATGAAGTTTTTTTACAAAAGCTAATTGATAATGGGGCAAATGTAAATTATAAAACTTATGATAACAAAACCGCATTGATAGAAGCAGCTGATTATAATAATATTAATGCTGTAAAAGTACTTCTTAAAAATAATGCTGATGTTAATGTTCAAAATAAGTATGGTATGACAGCATTAATGTGGGCTTGTCATAGCGGGAATTTAGAAATGACAAAAATGCTTTTAGATGCTGGTGCTGATAAAAATATAAAAGATGGTAATTATGATGCATTGTATTATGCAAGAGAATACGGAAAAAATGAAGAGATAATAAAACTTCTTACACAATAA
- a CDS encoding FMN-binding protein, with product MSFKKIMVLVLALVFAASMFLFAQGKVDLSKVPDGTYLGNYKATYKTRQGDYQAKVTVAGGKLTKVVLTKCAHSSGPARGKAAYDKMIQANDIYVDGVSGATWVALVEDALTKLTPAK from the coding sequence ATGAGCTTTAAAAAAATTATGGTTTTGGTTCTTGCTCTAGTTTTTGCAGCTAGCATGTTCCTATTTGCTCAAGGCAAAGTTGATTTGTCTAAAGTACCAGACGGAACATATTTAGGTAACTACAAAGCTACTTACAAAACAAGACAAGGCGATTATCAAGCTAAAGTTACTGTTGCAGGCGGTAAATTAACAAAAGTTGTATTAACAAAATGTGCACATAGCAGCGGACCTGCTAGAGGAAAAGCAGCTTATGACAAAATGATTCAGGCTAATGACATCTATGTTGATGGCGTTAGCGGAGCTACTTGGGTTGCATTAGTAGAAGATGCATTAACAAAATTAACTCCTGCTAAATAA
- a CDS encoding ribonuclease J, producing MNSNDKIRIIPLGGVQEIGMNMTVIEYGNEVLVVDCGFMFPRYHMLGIDYVIPDTSYLENKNVIGLILTHGHEDHIGAIPHFLRKFPDIPIYGSRLTIAFLTAKLNDYKNEYKDAKLYEVEPRNKIQLGMNFDIEFIRVNHSIPDGVGIAITTPLGVIIHTGDFKIDLNPTTDKFIDLYKFAEYGENGVLLMLADSTNCQKEGFSMSESVVQNNMTPLFAYEDGMIIVAVFASSIERIQDLVTAAKVNNKYVAFSGRSLLKFTKIAQDMGYLNLYDIVIPIDKINRYPREKIVCITTGTQGEPYSSLSLIAAEAHKHIKVEDGDMIIFSSSVIPGNEMAVTRMINNLFDLGAKMVGEDKKLLHVSGHASSEDLKLMYRLVKPKYFVPIHGEKRHLITHIKLVENLNGLDTKGFLLYNGDVLEIDETLEAKLAEPIEIRNIYVDGKGVGDLEESIFHDREQLSLNGVVVANVIAKKNKTGQYDIKVDLESKGFTYNGGEKEGLIHKTEQLREEGINSAMAAVKKLLDRNKRTPSTIKYEVREALRKKFMQIIGREPVIFVCLYMDHVYIENTETSEDDINIDNIDNISNEKIITENEEEIKCHTKKKKRIKKIAAKKKTAQIKRTKSKKKKAVKES from the coding sequence ATGAATAGTAATGATAAAATAAGAATCATACCTCTTGGCGGCGTGCAGGAAATTGGTATGAACATGACAGTCATAGAATATGGAAATGAAGTTTTAGTTGTTGATTGCGGTTTTATGTTTCCAAGATATCATATGCTTGGAATAGATTATGTCATACCAGATACATCATATTTAGAAAACAAAAATGTAATAGGTCTTATACTTACTCATGGGCATGAGGATCATATAGGAGCAATACCGCATTTTTTAAGGAAATTTCCAGATATTCCAATATACGGTTCAAGACTAACTATTGCTTTTCTAACAGCAAAACTTAATGATTATAAAAATGAATATAAAGATGCAAAATTATATGAAGTAGAGCCTAGAAACAAAATACAATTGGGTATGAACTTTGATATAGAGTTTATAAGGGTTAATCATAGTATACCAGACGGAGTGGGTATCGCTATAACTACACCGCTTGGAGTAATAATACATACAGGCGATTTCAAAATAGATTTAAATCCTACAACTGATAAGTTTATAGATTTATATAAGTTTGCTGAATATGGAGAAAACGGTGTTCTTTTAATGCTTGCAGACTCCACTAACTGCCAAAAAGAAGGTTTTTCTATGAGCGAAAGTGTTGTACAAAATAATATGACCCCTCTTTTTGCTTATGAAGACGGTATGATTATTGTTGCAGTATTTGCAAGCAGTATAGAAAGAATACAAGATTTAGTAACTGCAGCAAAAGTGAACAATAAATACGTTGCTTTTTCTGGAAGAAGTTTACTTAAATTCACTAAAATAGCTCAGGATATGGGGTATTTAAATCTTTATGATATAGTAATACCAATAGATAAAATAAACAGATATCCAAGAGAAAAAATAGTATGTATAACTACTGGAACTCAGGGAGAACCTTATTCATCTCTTTCTTTGATAGCAGCAGAAGCTCATAAGCATATAAAAGTAGAAGACGGAGATATGATTATATTTTCATCAAGCGTTATACCCGGAAATGAAATGGCTGTTACTAGAATGATAAATAACCTCTTTGATTTAGGTGCAAAAATGGTAGGTGAAGATAAAAAACTTCTTCATGTATCTGGGCATGCCTCAAGCGAAGATTTAAAGTTAATGTACAGATTAGTAAAGCCAAAATATTTTGTACCTATTCACGGAGAGAAGAGACATTTAATAACTCATATAAAATTAGTTGAAAATTTAAATGGTTTGGATACAAAAGGATTTTTACTTTATAATGGAGATGTACTTGAAATAGATGAAACTTTAGAAGCGAAATTGGCTGAACCTATAGAGATAAGAAATATATATGTTGACGGTAAAGGCGTAGGCGATTTGGAAGAAAGCATATTTCATGACAGAGAACAATTATCCCTTAACGGCGTTGTTGTTGCAAATGTTATAGCCAAAAAAAATAAAACAGGACAATATGATATAAAAGTAGATTTAGAAAGCAAGGGATTTACTTATAATGGAGGAGAAAAAGAAGGCTTAATACATAAGACAGAACAGCTTAGAGAGGAAGGAATTAACTCAGCAATGGCAGCCGTAAAAAAACTGCTCGATAGAAATAAAAGAACTCCTTCTACAATAAAATACGAAGTAAGAGAAGCATTGCGTAAAAAATTTATGCAGATAATAGGACGCGAACCTGTAATATTTGTATGTTTATATATGGATCATGTCTATATAGAAAATACAGAAACATCAGAAGATGATATTAATATTGATAATATAGATAATATAAGTAATGAAAAAATAATAACAGAAAATGAAGAGGAGATAAAATGTCATACGAAGAAGAAAAAGAGAATAAAGAAAATAGCAGCCAAGAAGAAAACAGCTCAAATAAAAAGAACAAAATCCAAAAAGAAAAAAGCAGTAAAAGAGAGTTAA
- the sppA gene encoding signal peptide peptidase SppA: MSYEEEKENKENSSQEENSSNKKNKIQKEKSSKRELIFTALVLASIIIGIYSLFFNNENKTTPIQITKNINSISANTQEGIAIIDLTGVITHAKRKTSIGLEYPSVTEELMEDFEYYLKDPKVKAIVLQVDSPGGALTSCEEALKYLQDLKAKYPKPIVASFRSMAASGGYYMSMIADKIYANESTLTGSIGVISQFFNVSGLMDKYGVKMYTIKSGRNKDSLSPFREPREDELAYWQDMTYEFVAQFTNVVEQARGDKIKGNREEIFDGRVFSGKRALEVGLIDAIGTLQDAIKDAAKLGGIEDEEPYIIKKPQQKDNLLNMLFSGISENIKPKSSLPIPYEEIINTKYIGVPMYIYIPNYIGEN; encoded by the coding sequence ATGTCATACGAAGAAGAAAAAGAGAATAAAGAAAATAGCAGCCAAGAAGAAAACAGCTCAAATAAAAAGAACAAAATCCAAAAAGAAAAAAGCAGTAAAAGAGAGTTAATATTTACGGCATTAGTTTTGGCATCAATTATAATTGGAATATATAGTTTATTTTTTAATAATGAAAATAAAACTACGCCAATACAAATAACAAAAAATATTAATTCAATATCAGCAAATACACAAGAAGGTATTGCCATTATAGATTTAACTGGGGTTATAACACATGCAAAGAGAAAAACCAGCATAGGTTTGGAATATCCTTCTGTAACTGAAGAGCTTATGGAAGATTTTGAATACTATCTAAAAGACCCAAAAGTAAAGGCAATAGTTCTTCAGGTAGACAGTCCCGGAGGAGCTTTAACATCTTGTGAAGAGGCTTTAAAATATTTGCAGGATTTAAAAGCAAAATATCCTAAACCTATAGTAGCTTCATTTAGAAGTATGGCAGCAAGCGGCGGATACTATATGTCCATGATAGCTGATAAAATATATGCTAATGAATCTACTCTTACTGGAAGTATAGGAGTTATATCACAATTTTTCAATGTTTCAGGCTTAATGGACAAATACGGCGTAAAAATGTATACAATAAAAAGCGGAAGAAATAAGGACTCACTCTCACCTTTCAGAGAACCTAGAGAAGATGAGCTTGCCTACTGGCAGGATATGACTTATGAGTTTGTTGCTCAGTTTACAAATGTAGTAGAACAGGCAAGAGGCGATAAAATAAAAGGAAACAGAGAAGAAATATTCGACGGAAGAGTATTCAGCGGAAAAAGAGCATTAGAAGTAGGACTTATAGATGCTATAGGCACATTACAGGACGCTATAAAAGATGCAGCAAAATTAGGCGGCATAGAAGATGAAGAGCCTTACATTATTAAAAAACCTCAGCAAAAAGATAATTTACTTAATATGCTATTTTCTGGAATATCTGAAAATATAAAACCTAAATCTTCACTTCCTATACCTTATGAAGAAATTATTAACACAAAGTATATAGGAGTGCCTATGTATATTTATATTCCTAATTATATAGGAGAAAACTGA
- a CDS encoding LptF/LptG family permease produces the protein MKKITKYIILETIGPFLAGILFFTFVFVIQLLPELIRLIMNNGAPLLMSLETFVYMLPFNIAITIPMSILMASIIGYGRLSSDNEIIVMRALGFPHMRIYMPIIILGFFTFMFSLFFNNVIMSESNYRYRALISYMVNIRPSIAVGKLEFTEISDMGFSIGAKYADDKSISNVVIYDKSDTKRVITAKYGLWKNNEANSQVVTLTLYDGVVQEMPNYGFVTNDYTVFDSMDINIIRNVSTLTSHERGLREMPSWEILKKIKEAKSNANKSVDEQITGMINNSYNNVKNTGIDITSFSNEYIKTNSAELVSIREKAIEESVPYFYYVEFYKFISIPAACLFMVLIGAPLGIVGKRSGKGFGFGISVIVVVIYYLLITAAELLAGGKKVPPILAMWFPNIVLAIMGGFFMVRSFFSRGK, from the coding sequence ATGAAAAAAATTACTAAATATATTATTCTTGAAACTATAGGTCCGTTTTTAGCGGGAATATTATTTTTTACATTTGTGTTTGTAATACAGCTTTTACCGGAATTAATAAGGCTTATTATGAATAACGGTGCTCCGCTTTTAATGTCATTAGAAACTTTTGTTTATATGCTTCCATTTAATATAGCTATAACTATACCTATGTCAATACTTATGGCAAGCATAATAGGATATGGAAGACTTTCATCAGACAATGAAATAATAGTTATGAGGGCTTTGGGATTTCCTCATATGAGAATATATATGCCTATAATAATATTGGGCTTTTTTACTTTTATGTTTTCATTATTTTTTAATAATGTGATTATGTCAGAATCAAATTACAGATATAGAGCATTAATCTCATATATGGTAAATATAAGACCTTCTATTGCTGTAGGCAAATTAGAGTTTACTGAAATTTCTGATATGGGATTCTCAATAGGAGCGAAATATGCCGATGACAAAAGTATATCAAATGTTGTAATATATGATAAATCCGACACAAAAAGAGTTATCACTGCCAAATACGGCTTATGGAAAAATAATGAAGCAAACTCTCAAGTTGTAACATTAACTCTTTATGACGGAGTAGTACAAGAAATGCCTAATTACGGATTTGTAACCAATGACTACACAGTATTTGATTCTATGGATATTAATATAATTAGAAATGTAAGCACTCTTACCTCTCATGAAAGAGGATTAAGAGAAATGCCATCTTGGGAAATACTTAAAAAGATTAAGGAAGCTAAAAGTAATGCAAATAAATCTGTAGATGAACAAATAACTGGTATGATAAATAATTCATACAACAATGTAAAAAATACTGGAATAGATATAACATCTTTTTCTAATGAATATATTAAAACCAATTCTGCAGAATTAGTATCAATACGTGAAAAAGCTATTGAAGAGTCAGTGCCTTATTTTTATTATGTTGAATTTTATAAGTTTATATCAATACCTGCAGCTTGTTTATTTATGGTATTAATAGGTGCTCCTTTAGGAATTGTAGGAAAAAGAAGCGGCAAAGGTTTTGGCTTTGGAATATCTGTAATAGTTGTAGTTATATATTATCTTCTTATAACAGCTGCCGAATTATTAGCCGGAGGAAAAAAAGTACCGCCTATTTTGGCTATGTGGTTTCCAAATATAGTGCTTGCAATTATGGGCGGATTTTTTATGGTAAGATCTTTCTTTAGCAGAGGAAAATAA
- the rlmB gene encoding 23S rRNA (guanosine(2251)-2'-O)-methyltransferase RlmB, translating to MFITSKNAITEAISKNLVETLYIKFPISKREKDIIKLAEKKKVLIKNVDKNEMEKIVGKVYSIAADIKENAEIGIENFLQKALEKKDNPLIFILDSITDVHNLGAIIRNAYFFGSSGIIIPKDNSAPINEKVYEISAGAAYHLPISIETNLNRTIELMKDKGFWIYYASEEGETSLEDFKFNTPTAIILGNEHSGVRDILKKNSDGSIIINKSNDFDSLNVSAASAVIAYAYSIYKK from the coding sequence ATGTTTATAACAAGTAAAAATGCAATAACAGAAGCTATATCAAAAAATCTAGTAGAAACTTTATATATAAAATTTCCAATATCCAAAAGAGAAAAAGATATTATAAAACTAGCTGAAAAAAAGAAAGTGTTAATAAAAAATGTTGATAAAAATGAAATGGAAAAAATAGTGGGAAAAGTATATTCAATAGCAGCTGATATAAAAGAGAATGCCGAAATAGGTATTGAAAACTTTTTGCAAAAAGCACTTGAAAAAAAGGATAATCCATTAATATTTATACTAGATTCTATAACTGATGTACATAATCTTGGAGCTATTATTAGAAATGCATACTTCTTTGGGTCATCAGGCATAATAATACCAAAAGATAACTCAGCCCCTATCAATGAAAAAGTTTATGAAATATCTGCAGGTGCTGCTTATCATCTGCCAATATCAATAGAAACTAATCTTAATAGAACTATAGAACTTATGAAAGATAAAGGCTTTTGGATATATTATGCTAGTGAAGAAGGGGAAACATCTTTAGAAGATTTTAAGTTTAATACCCCTACTGCAATTATACTTGGTAATGAACATAGCGGAGTGAGAGATATTTTAAAGAAAAACTCTGACGGAAGTATTATAATAAACAAATCTAATGATTTTGATTCATTAAATGTATCTGCTGCCTCTGCTGTTATAGCATATGCATATTCTATATATAAGAAATAA
- a CDS encoding DUF6115 domain-containing protein encodes MQILISVIINITILAVVLPLFYIYIVSKARERLEKETMSKAREEIEALVKEFNNIALSRISILEDAITRANKLTGELTSNNKEIHTENNTIKEVKENKEEINNNITIHNESPKKKLDIRVEDENVELNIKPEENKKEVKENKEIKKEEVKKTVKKNNIDTAAKAIDDEARKEAIERLRSKLDRTIKSNMSVYDKNNDTYKKISKEEDNTTLSSDDKNANIIKLYKEGMSKEDIAKKLNCSITEIDIVIDLELE; translated from the coding sequence ATGCAAATTTTAATCAGTGTGATAATCAATATAACAATATTAGCGGTTGTCTTACCGTTATTTTATATATATATAGTTTCTAAAGCTAGAGAAAGACTAGAAAAAGAAACTATGTCAAAGGCTAGAGAAGAAATAGAGGCTTTGGTAAAAGAGTTTAATAATATAGCATTATCAAGAATTTCAATATTGGAAGATGCTATAACAAGAGCAAATAAACTCACAGGTGAATTAACTTCTAATAATAAAGAAATCCATACTGAAAATAATACTATAAAAGAAGTAAAAGAAAATAAAGAAGAAATTAATAACAATATAACTATTCATAATGAAAGCCCAAAGAAAAAGTTAGATATAAGAGTAGAAGATGAAAATGTAGAATTAAATATAAAACCTGAAGAAAATAAAAAAGAAGTTAAAGAAAATAAAGAAATTAAAAAAGAAGAAGTTAAAAAAACTGTCAAAAAAAATAATATAGATACTGCTGCAAAAGCTATAGATGATGAAGCTAGAAAAGAGGCTATAGAGAGATTAAGAAGCAAATTAGACAGAACTATAAAATCTAATATGTCCGTATACGATAAAAATAATGATACATATAAAAAAATATCAAAAGAAGAAGATAATACAACACTATCATCAGATGATAAAAATGCCAACATTATCAAACTATATAAAGAAGGCATGAGCAAAGAAGATATTGCTAAAAAATTAAACTGCTCTATTACAGAAATTGATATAGTAATAGATTTGGAATTAGAATAA